In Cystobacter fuscus DSM 2262, a single window of DNA contains:
- a CDS encoding putative metal-binding motif-containing protein yields the protein MLGLLWMCVACSEKGPPEGAVRLTVNYGSYRPACLRVVARDAQGHEVGTNLLQSEFKEPEARRVQVAVLRQPEWSRELTLEVSSFAGSTGEACSGTLVETHSTPSPILVPQRDFASFEVTLRAKDDDGDTFIAREEGVAGTDCDDGRGEVYPGAAERCSVAVDYDCDGFKGCQDSKCQQRECDDGNACTTGDMCNGSGVCQGTQTSCTPSSICFRAIGCAAQGTCIEEPEPSKVNATCALADGTANGVCRATDGKCSRFPYVPSNFDPDVIPTAGIIPLNITCDVTFDSTTLSWTPATCVSNPPTPIELTQGNGMVLFALSNLNLVGNLRLVGNRPVILAVYGDATLNYGIFANGQGTVPGTGGSLESVCTDRRGRGGASSNSVGGGGGGAGGGSGGAAGGNGTVSGSTRGDGGSVGGNVFVPLVGGCPGGGGGGDSVGGAGGAGGGAVQISVAGTLTVTKQLSASGGGGRGGQTTAEGAVGGGGGGGSGGQVLLEAHQLNLNASSQLTANGGGGGEGGLFRASSLRPGGNAGEDGSTSSASQANGGSNSSTPGGDGGKGGTQGLPGTGGNGVLGAADDKAGGGGGGGAAGHIRLRSVKRCTINASTVISPPTNSQCPL from the coding sequence ATGTTGGGTCTGCTCTGGATGTGCGTTGCATGCAGCGAGAAGGGACCTCCCGAGGGAGCCGTGCGGCTCACGGTGAATTACGGCTCCTATCGGCCCGCGTGCCTGCGCGTGGTGGCCAGGGACGCCCAGGGGCATGAGGTTGGGACGAACCTCCTCCAGAGCGAGTTCAAGGAGCCGGAAGCGAGGCGGGTCCAGGTCGCGGTGCTGCGCCAGCCCGAGTGGAGCCGGGAATTGACGCTGGAGGTATCCTCCTTCGCTGGCTCCACGGGGGAGGCGTGCTCCGGCACGCTGGTGGAGACGCACTCCACTCCGTCGCCCATCCTGGTGCCCCAGCGGGACTTCGCCTCCTTCGAGGTGACGCTGCGGGCGAAGGACGACGACGGGGATACCTTCATCGCGCGGGAAGAGGGCGTGGCGGGGACGGACTGTGACGACGGGCGCGGCGAGGTGTACCCGGGTGCCGCTGAACGGTGCAGTGTCGCGGTGGACTACGACTGCGACGGCTTCAAGGGCTGTCAGGACTCCAAGTGCCAACAGAGGGAGTGTGACGATGGCAATGCCTGCACCACGGGCGATATGTGCAACGGCTCGGGAGTTTGTCAGGGCACCCAGACTTCGTGCACGCCCTCCAGCATTTGCTTCCGCGCGATCGGCTGTGCGGCGCAGGGCACTTGCATCGAGGAGCCGGAGCCCAGCAAGGTGAACGCCACGTGCGCGCTCGCGGATGGAACCGCGAATGGGGTGTGCCGAGCCACCGACGGCAAGTGCAGCCGCTTCCCCTATGTGCCGAGCAACTTCGATCCGGATGTCATCCCCACGGCGGGCATCATTCCCCTGAACATCACGTGTGATGTGACCTTCGACTCGACGACGCTGAGCTGGACTCCGGCGACCTGTGTCAGCAATCCGCCCACGCCCATCGAGTTGACTCAAGGCAATGGCATGGTGCTGTTCGCCTTGTCGAACCTGAATCTGGTCGGGAATCTGCGGCTCGTGGGCAACCGTCCCGTCATCCTCGCCGTCTACGGAGACGCCACGCTGAATTACGGCATCTTCGCCAATGGCCAGGGCACGGTGCCCGGCACGGGCGGCAGTTTGGAGTCGGTCTGCACGGATCGACGTGGCAGGGGCGGGGCGTCCAGTAATTCGGTAGGCGGAGGTGGCGGAGGCGCTGGAGGAGGCTCCGGCGGTGCCGCGGGAGGCAATGGGACAGTCTCCGGCTCGACGCGTGGCGATGGCGGGAGCGTGGGGGGAAATGTCTTCGTTCCCCTGGTGGGAGGTTGTCCGGGAGGGGGCGGAGGCGGGGACAGCGTGGGCGGAGCGGGCGGAGCGGGCGGAGGCGCGGTGCAGATTTCCGTGGCAGGCACCCTGACGGTCACCAAGCAGCTCTCCGCCAGCGGAGGTGGCGGGCGAGGTGGGCAGACCACCGCCGAAGGTGCGGTGGGCGGCGGAGGGGGAGGAGGAAGTGGAGGGCAGGTCCTGCTCGAGGCCCATCAGTTGAATCTGAACGCTTCTTCCCAACTGACCGCGAATGGCGGAGGTGGTGGTGAGGGAGGCCTCTTTCGCGCCAGCAGCCTCCGTCCCGGTGGCAATGCGGGTGAAGACGGTTCCACGTCGTCCGCCAGCCAGGCCAATGGTGGAAGTAACAGCTCCACTCCGGGCGGGGATGGAGGCAAGGGTGGCACCCAGGGGTTGCCTGGTACTGGAGGCAATGGTGTTCTGGGGGCGGCCGATGACAAGGCAGGTGGGGGTGGTGGCGGAGGAGCCGCGGGTCACATCCGGCTGAGGTCCGTGAAGCGCTGCACCATCAACGCCTCCACCGTCATCAGCCCGCCGACCAACAGTCAGTGCCCGCTGTAG
- a CDS encoding putative metal-binding motif-containing protein, translating into MRRLWILGLLLTSVACSEKGPPEGAVRVTVKYGSYRPACLRVVARDSQGHVEQTDILQDQFKDPEARQVLVAVFRKAEWERQLSLEVSSFDGSTDAECSGTLIETYSTPEPIQVPLGDIRPFEAVLRAKDEDGDTFIAREEGVAGTDCNDGDNEVHPGAAERCSASVDSDCNGLSGCQDSRCQQASCDDGNACTTQDVCTGASVCQGIKDSCAPSSICFRVTGGDCAALGNCTEAPDPSKVNAACTLGGQSGVCRAADGKCSRFPYIPSNFDPDAIPTESILPLTTKCNVTFDSTTLSWSDGNCVSNPPTPIELPQGNGMVLFALSKLELSAELRLVGNRPVIFAVYGDATLNSYILANAQGTVPGAGGSLESACEDRRGKGGLFSSDLVGGGGGGAGGGTVGGAGGNGTGSGATRGDGGLAGGNVFVPLVGGCSGGSGGGGGGTEAQGGAGGAGGGAVQVSVSGTLTVTKQVSASAGGGRGGQFSSSSGGQAGGGGGGGSGGQVLLEAYHLKLESGSRLTANGGGGGEGGGYHSSSQRNGRAGADGSVDSGSQAVGGSGDSQAGGDGGNGGAQSKAAAGTAGSEVGVGAKGGGGGGGGAAGHIRLRSVNRCTLNSPLISPATDTQCPL; encoded by the coding sequence ATGCGTCGACTCTGGATATTGGGACTGCTCTTGACGTCCGTAGCGTGCAGCGAGAAGGGACCCCCCGAGGGGGCCGTGCGGGTCACGGTGAAGTACGGCTCCTACCGGCCGGCGTGTCTACGCGTGGTGGCCAGGGACTCCCAGGGGCATGTGGAGCAGACGGACATCCTCCAGGACCAGTTCAAGGATCCGGAGGCGAGGCAGGTCCTCGTCGCGGTGTTCCGTAAAGCCGAGTGGGAACGGCAACTCTCGCTGGAGGTGTCCTCCTTCGATGGCTCCACGGACGCGGAGTGCTCCGGCACCTTGATTGAGACGTACTCCACCCCCGAGCCCATCCAGGTCCCCTTGGGTGATATCCGCCCCTTCGAGGCGGTGCTGCGGGCGAAGGACGAGGACGGAGACACCTTCATCGCGCGGGAAGAGGGCGTGGCGGGGACGGACTGCAATGACGGGGACAACGAGGTGCACCCGGGCGCCGCCGAGCGGTGCAGTGCCTCGGTGGACTCCGACTGCAACGGCTTGTCCGGCTGCCAGGACTCCAGGTGCCAGCAGGCTTCGTGCGACGATGGCAACGCCTGCACCACTCAGGATGTGTGTACCGGAGCGAGTGTTTGTCAGGGCATCAAGGACTCGTGCGCTCCCTCCAGCATCTGTTTCCGCGTGACGGGAGGAGACTGCGCGGCGCTCGGCAATTGCACCGAGGCGCCGGATCCGTCCAAGGTGAATGCCGCGTGCACTCTGGGCGGCCAGTCCGGGGTATGCCGTGCCGCTGATGGCAAGTGCAGCCGCTTCCCCTACATTCCGAGCAACTTCGATCCGGATGCCATTCCCACGGAGAGCATCCTGCCGCTGACCACGAAGTGTAATGTCACCTTCGATTCGACGACGCTGAGTTGGAGTGACGGGAACTGCGTCAGCAATCCACCTACCCCCATCGAGTTGCCTCAAGGCAATGGCATGGTGTTGTTCGCCTTGTCGAAGCTGGAACTGAGTGCAGAACTCCGGCTCGTGGGTAACCGTCCCGTCATCTTCGCGGTCTACGGAGACGCCACGCTGAACAGCTACATCCTCGCCAATGCCCAGGGCACGGTGCCCGGCGCGGGCGGCAGTTTGGAGTCGGCCTGCGAGGATAGACGTGGCAAGGGCGGGCTGTTCAGCAGTGACCTGGTGGGAGGCGGTGGCGGAGGCGCTGGCGGAGGCACCGTGGGTGGGGCGGGAGGCAATGGGACGGGTTCTGGTGCGACGCGTGGCGATGGAGGGCTCGCGGGGGGCAATGTCTTTGTCCCCCTCGTGGGTGGCTGTTCGGGAGGGAGCGGAGGAGGGGGCGGAGGAACGGAGGCTCAGGGAGGCGCGGGGGGAGCGGGAGGAGGAGCCGTGCAAGTGTCCGTGTCGGGCACCCTCACGGTCACCAAACAGGTCTCCGCCAGCGCGGGGGGCGGGCGCGGAGGGCAGTTCAGCTCCTCGAGCGGCGGTCAGGCCGGAGGGGGCGGCGGAGGAGGCAGTGGCGGCCAGGTGTTGCTCGAGGCCTACCACTTGAAGCTCGAGAGCGGGAGCCGACTGACCGCGAATGGCGGAGGGGGAGGGGAGGGCGGTGGCTATCACTCCAGCAGCCAGCGCAATGGCAGGGCGGGGGCGGATGGTTCCGTGGATTCGGGGAGCCAGGCCGTTGGCGGAAGTGGTGATTCCCAGGCAGGAGGAGACGGCGGCAACGGAGGTGCTCAGAGCAAGGCGGCTGCTGGTACCGCGGGGTCTGAAGTGGGCGTCGGTGCCAAGGGAGGAGGCGGAGGAGGCGGAGGAGCCGCGGGCCACATCCGGCTGAGGTCCGTGAATCGCTGCACCCTCAACTCCCCCCTCATCAGCCCGGCGACCGATACGCAGTGCCCGCTGTAG
- a CDS encoding APC family permease: MTASDSSSSDTRLKRGITGPLLYLFILGDVLGAGVYALIGKLAHGVGGMVWLPLLVALGMAMLTAASYAELVTRYPKAGGSAVFAERAFGHPVVSFLVGFCMLAAGVTSAAGLSLAFAGDYLGAFVDVPPLPMALVFLALVAALNARGIKESLGANVVMTVTELSGLVLIVLLGAWVLGRGEGDLGRVMELPEGASVGGAVLGAALIAFYSFVGFETSANLAEEVREVRRVYPRALFGALLTAGALYVLVAVAAVVAVEPGRLAESSGPLLEVVKVAGGVPPRLFAVVALIAVANGGLLTMIMASRLTYGMAEQGLLPAVLGRVLPGRRTPWVAILATTLVAMALTATGELADLAETVVLLLLFVFISTNVAVLVLRRKEPAGGGHFRAWTVVPVLAIVCCGVLLTRQGAATWIRAGGLLLLGGVLYLLTRVRRAR; the protein is encoded by the coding sequence ATGACGGCCTCCGACTCCTCGAGTTCCGACACCCGGCTGAAGCGGGGCATCACGGGTCCCCTGCTGTACCTGTTCATCCTCGGGGACGTGCTGGGCGCGGGCGTCTACGCGCTCATCGGCAAGCTGGCGCACGGGGTGGGCGGCATGGTGTGGCTGCCGCTGCTGGTGGCGTTGGGGATGGCGATGCTCACCGCGGCCTCGTACGCCGAGCTGGTGACGCGGTATCCGAAGGCCGGGGGCTCGGCGGTCTTCGCGGAGCGGGCCTTTGGCCATCCAGTGGTCTCCTTCCTGGTCGGCTTCTGCATGCTGGCGGCCGGGGTGACGAGCGCCGCGGGCCTGTCGCTGGCGTTCGCGGGGGACTACCTGGGGGCGTTCGTCGACGTGCCGCCCCTGCCCATGGCTCTCGTCTTCCTGGCGCTGGTGGCGGCCCTGAACGCGCGTGGCATCAAGGAGTCCCTGGGTGCCAACGTCGTCATGACGGTGACGGAGCTGTCGGGCCTGGTGCTCATCGTGCTGCTCGGAGCGTGGGTGCTCGGACGGGGGGAAGGAGACCTGGGCCGGGTGATGGAGCTGCCCGAGGGAGCATCGGTGGGCGGCGCGGTGCTGGGAGCGGCGCTGATCGCGTTCTACTCGTTCGTGGGCTTCGAGACCTCGGCGAACCTGGCCGAGGAGGTGCGCGAGGTGCGGCGCGTCTATCCACGGGCGCTGTTCGGCGCGCTGCTCACGGCGGGAGCGCTCTACGTGCTCGTGGCGGTGGCGGCGGTGGTGGCGGTGGAGCCGGGGCGGCTGGCGGAGTCCAGCGGGCCGCTGCTGGAGGTCGTCAAGGTGGCGGGCGGAGTGCCCCCGAGGCTGTTCGCGGTGGTGGCGCTCATCGCGGTGGCCAACGGTGGGCTGCTGACGATGATCATGGCGAGCCGGCTGACGTATGGGATGGCGGAGCAGGGGCTGTTGCCGGCGGTGCTCGGGAGGGTGCTGCCGGGCCGGCGCACGCCCTGGGTGGCGATCCTGGCCACCACGCTGGTGGCGATGGCGCTGACGGCGACGGGGGAGTTGGCGGACCTGGCGGAGACGGTGGTGCTGCTGTTGCTGTTCGTCTTCATCAGCACGAACGTGGCGGTGCTCGTGCTGCGCCGGAAGGAGCCGGCAGGGGGCGGGCATTTCCGCGCCTGGACGGTGGTGCCGGTGCTCGCCATCGTCTGCTGCGGGGTGCTGCTGACGCGGCAAGGAGCGGCCACGTGGATCCGAGCGGGGGGACTGCTGCTGCTCGGAGGCGTGCTGTACCTGCTCACCCGCGTGCGTCGCGCGAGGTGA
- a CDS encoding MDR family MFS transporter, whose translation MNAEAPREVRFWPFMFALFLGSFITVLSSSSITIAIPEMQRHFGAELSLMQWTLTGFMLAMGTVAPLTGYLGDKFSFKWLYLAALAGFLVTSLLCGWAWDAMSLVAFRCLQGAFSGLVMPVTMTLIYQVLPREKQALAISLWSLSAMLAPAFGPTMAGALITLSSWRWLFFINVPLCLLAIVLTQREVAYYRLRAPGAFDLPGLITVVSSSLALLIAFSHSGTWGWGNPKTLGLFVLGGVSLLVFIVRELKVEAPLLNLRVLTNRRYLLTLIVSSIITISLYAGVFLLPVFLQRIQGRTPLDTGLILLPASLAMALLMPLVGRLYGVLGPRVLMVAGISMIGVGTYALSHLETDTSSTYVLLWMLVRNVGISLSTMPASNAGMEQIPPVLSGHASSLSNWLRNVFGSFSIAIFTSLLSTFGRLEGARLVERGVMETPQRMEALAFVASINDVHLVATIVVLAALPLSLMVPRLSRT comes from the coding sequence ATGAACGCGGAAGCACCTCGCGAGGTGAGGTTCTGGCCGTTCATGTTCGCGCTCTTCCTCGGCTCGTTCATCACGGTGCTGAGTTCCAGCTCGATCACGATCGCCATTCCCGAGATGCAGCGGCACTTCGGTGCCGAGCTCTCCCTGATGCAGTGGACGCTGACGGGGTTCATGCTGGCCATGGGCACGGTGGCGCCGCTCACCGGCTATCTAGGGGACAAGTTCAGCTTCAAGTGGCTGTACCTGGCCGCGCTGGCGGGCTTCCTGGTGACGTCACTGCTGTGCGGGTGGGCCTGGGACGCGATGTCGCTCGTGGCGTTCCGGTGCCTGCAGGGGGCGTTCAGCGGGCTCGTCATGCCCGTGACGATGACGCTCATCTACCAGGTGCTCCCCCGGGAGAAGCAGGCGCTGGCGATCAGCCTCTGGAGCCTGTCGGCCATGCTCGCGCCCGCCTTCGGCCCGACGATGGCAGGAGCGTTGATCACCCTGAGCAGCTGGCGGTGGTTGTTCTTCATCAATGTGCCGCTGTGCCTGCTGGCGATCGTGCTGACGCAGCGCGAGGTGGCCTACTACCGGCTGCGCGCGCCCGGCGCCTTCGATCTGCCCGGGCTGATCACCGTCGTCAGCAGCAGCCTGGCGCTGCTGATCGCCTTCAGCCACAGCGGCACGTGGGGCTGGGGCAACCCGAAGACCCTGGGCCTGTTCGTGCTGGGGGGCGTGTCGCTGCTCGTCTTCATCGTCCGGGAGCTGAAGGTGGAGGCGCCCCTGCTCAACCTGCGGGTGCTCACCAATCGGCGCTACCTGCTGACGCTGATCGTCTCCAGCATCATCACCATCAGCCTGTACGCGGGCGTGTTCCTCCTGCCGGTGTTCCTGCAGCGGATTCAAGGGCGGACGCCGCTCGACACGGGGTTGATCCTCCTGCCCGCGTCCCTGGCCATGGCGCTGCTGATGCCGCTCGTGGGCCGCCTGTACGGCGTGCTCGGGCCGCGCGTGCTCATGGTGGCGGGCATCTCGATGATCGGCGTGGGCACCTATGCCTTGAGCCACCTGGAGACGGACACCTCGAGCACCTACGTGTTGCTGTGGATGCTGGTGCGCAACGTCGGCATCTCGCTGTCCACCATGCCGGCGAGCAACGCGGGAATGGAGCAGATTCCCCCGGTGCTCAGTGGCCACGCGTCCTCGCTGAGCAACTGGCTGCGCAACGTGTTCGGCTCGTTCTCGATCGCCATCTTCACCTCGCTGTTGTCCACGTTCGGCAGGCTCGAGGGAGCGCGGCTGGTGGAGCGGGGAGTCATGGAAACGCCCCAGCGCATGGAAGCGCTCGCGTTCGTGGCGAGCATCAATGACGTGCACCTGGTGGCCACGATCGTGGTCCTGGCCGCGTTGCCGCTCAGCCTGATGGTGCCCAGACTCTCCCGCACATGA